Proteins from a single region of Runella sp. SP2:
- a CDS encoding NrtR DNA-binding winged helix domain-containing protein — protein sequence MNQYPHSTRLLVAIDCIIFGFDGDEIKLLVIKRNFEPERGKWSLMGGFVNQEEDLEVGAERILYELTGLNNIYVEQLLTFGKVNRDPVERTISVVFFALINIHSHDEESVRAHNAHWVSLKNMPQLIFDHEKMVQNALERLRYKAALHPIGFELLPETFTIPQLHKLYEAIYGMQLDRRNFSRKILSTGLLVDTGEKNENSATKKAILYRLDKEKYEDKFHSFWYFMPEPSA from the coding sequence ATGAACCAATACCCTCATTCAACCCGCTTACTGGTTGCCATCGACTGTATCATCTTCGGTTTTGACGGAGACGAGATAAAACTGCTAGTTATCAAACGTAATTTTGAACCAGAACGCGGCAAGTGGTCGCTGATGGGCGGATTTGTAAACCAAGAAGAAGACCTGGAAGTAGGAGCTGAACGGATTTTGTATGAGCTAACAGGACTAAACAATATTTATGTCGAACAATTACTAACGTTTGGCAAGGTCAATCGTGATCCTGTAGAGCGCACCATTTCAGTTGTTTTTTTTGCGCTTATCAACATCCACAGCCACGACGAAGAGTCTGTTCGGGCACACAATGCCCATTGGGTAAGTTTGAAAAATATGCCCCAACTCATTTTTGACCACGAAAAAATGGTTCAAAATGCCCTTGAGCGCCTACGCTATAAAGCCGCCCTTCACCCCATTGGTTTTGAACTCCTACCCGAAACATTTACCATTCCCCAATTACACAAACTTTACGAAGCCATTTACGGAATGCAGTTGGACAGACGCAACTTCAGTCGTAAGATTTTGTCCACGGGCTTGCTAGTAGATACGGGGGAAAAAAATGAAAACTCAGCCACAAAAAAAGCCATTTTGTACCGCTTAGACAAAGAAAAATACGAAGACAAATTTCACTCATTTTGGTATTTTATGCCAGAACCTTCCGCCTAA
- a CDS encoding patatin-like phospholipase family protein, producing the protein MSTFPFQHLVFKGGGVKGIAYVGAMKALEEANISSQISGFAGTSAGSIVAALGACRISSDTLNTFLASTNYENFKDKGNILNFLTDLAKKFGLYEGEYFLDSWFKVFLQQQGINPAITFQEVYAKFGTTLKVFSTDLNTQKIQEFSITTTPNVQIAMAVRASMSIPLFFRAWQFPDSIPNNHIFVDGGVMYNYPIDCFDSPTTSPQSTLGFFLTDLHNVSPPNGLTYGIDYLETYIKSLFEALLNSQDLMIQKNLYEDKRTIQIDDLGISATDFNITPQQVQALYHSGYTSTQTFLQAFLG; encoded by the coding sequence TAACATCAGTTCTCAAATCAGCGGCTTTGCGGGCACATCGGCAGGCTCCATTGTGGCGGCCTTGGGAGCTTGCCGCATTTCTTCCGATACCCTCAATACGTTTTTGGCCTCTACCAACTACGAAAACTTCAAAGACAAAGGAAACATCCTTAATTTCCTGACCGACCTTGCTAAGAAATTTGGACTGTATGAAGGGGAGTATTTTTTGGATAGTTGGTTTAAAGTTTTTCTCCAACAACAAGGCATCAACCCTGCCATCACTTTTCAAGAAGTATATGCTAAGTTTGGTACAACCTTGAAAGTTTTTTCAACCGACTTAAACACCCAAAAAATCCAAGAATTTTCCATAACTACCACTCCGAATGTCCAAATCGCAATGGCTGTACGGGCTTCGATGTCCATTCCCTTGTTTTTTAGAGCTTGGCAATTTCCCGACTCAATTCCCAACAACCATATCTTCGTTGACGGTGGCGTCATGTATAATTACCCCATTGATTGCTTTGACAGCCCGACAACTTCTCCCCAATCGACCTTGGGCTTTTTTCTAACCGATTTACACAATGTCTCTCCACCAAATGGTTTAACCTACGGCATTGACTATCTGGAAACCTACATCAAATCGTTGTTTGAAGCCCTTTTAAATTCACAAGATTTGATGATTCAAAAAAACCTTTACGAAGACAAAAGAACCATTCAAATTGACGACTTAGGAATTTCGGCCACCGATTTTAACATTACACCGCAGCAAGTACAAGCTTTGTACCATTCGGGATATACCTCTACCCAAACCTTTTTACAAGCTTTTCTGGGCTAA